The Pararoseomonas sp. SCSIO 73927 sequence CACATCATCGGCCCGGATGCGGGGACCCTGATCCACGAAGCGGTGCTGGCCATGGTCTACGGCGCCTCGGCCGAAGACATCGCGCGCACCACCCACGCCCACCCGACGCTGCCGGAGGCGCTGCGCGAGGCGGCGCTGGCAGTGGACGGGCGGCCGATGCACCTGTGACGCGCGCCGCGTATGCGCCATTCGCGGTGGGATCGGGCCTGCTCGGAAGGTGACGCCGCGGCGGTTCACGGAGCGGCGCGCGCCCGCGGCGGTGCGCGAAGCGGCCAGCAGGCCGGAGCATACGGCGGCCTGCTGGCGTAACCCTCCCACTTGGGAGGGGCGATTACCTGGCTTAACCACGCTTCAAAGGAGGCGCTGATGCGTAGAGTGATAGCTGTGTCGATGATCACCCTAGCCGGGGCGCTCGCCGCGGCCGGCGCGTTCGCCCAAGGCAGCCCGCCGCAAGGCGGCATGCCGGGGATGCAGATGCAGCAGGGCCAGGGCAGCATGACATGCTGCCCCTGCCCGATGATGCAGCGCGCGGCGGCGGTGGAAAACCGGCTACGCCAGCTCGAGGAGCGCGCGGGCATCCCGGCGCCGACCCAGCCCGACGCGCCGGCGACGCCGCGCTAGAGCCGGCACGGGCCGAAAAGGCCGAGGGCTGCCGTCCGGGCGGCCCTCGGTTTGCCCTCTGAGACGAGAAGGCGACCTTCCCCTGATAATGCTTGAGCTCTCGGCGCTCAGCCTCGCCCTTACCTTCGGCGGCGGGCTGGTGTCGTTCCTTTCGCCCTGCGTGCTGCCGCTGGTGCCGGGCTATGTGGCCTGGGTGGCCGGCGCGGACCTCGCGCAAGCGCAAGCGCGACCCTGGCGTACGATGCGGATGGCGCTGTTTTTCGTGCTCGGCTTCTCGGCCGTCTTTGTCGCGCTCGGCGCCGGGGCGACCTTGCTGGGCGGCTGGCTGCGGCGGTGGAGCTACGAGCTGTCCATCGCCGGCGGGCTGCTGATCGTGTGCCTCGGCCTGGTGCAGATGGGCCTGCTGCGGCTGGCCCCGCTGGCGCGCGAGCTGCGTTTTGCCGCGCCCGACGCCGGCGGCAATCCGGTCTCGGCTGTGCTGATCGGGGCGGCTTTCGGCTTCGGCTGGACGCCCTGCATCGGCCCGGTGCTCGCGGCCGTGCTGGCCGTCGGGGCCATGGCCCCGGCCGGCGGCATCGCGCTGCTGGCCGCCTATGCGGCCGGCCTCGGCGTGCCCTTCCTGCTGGCCGCGCTCTACCTGCCGGCGCTGCTGGCGCGCGGCCGGCGGCTGGGGCGGCTCGGCCATGCGCTGCGTCTCGCAAGCGGCGCGGTGATGGTGGCGGCCGGCGTGGCCATTGCCACGGGCGAGCTGACCACGGTAGCCGGCTGGATGCTGCGCGCCTTCCCCTGGCTGGCGAGCATCGGGTGAGGGCGGCGCGGCCGCAGCAGGACCGCCTCTTAAGGACGGAGAACCCCACCATGCGAACCCTCGTGCCTGGCCTCCTAGCCGGGGCTCTAACGCTGGCGGCCGCTGGAGCGGCCCACGCCCAGCGGGGCGACATCACCGTCTCCCAGGCCTGGACCCGCGCGGTGGGCGCCACCGCGCCCACGGCGGCCGGCTACCTGACGCTGCGCAACCGTGGCGCCACCCCGGATCGCCTGATCGGCGCGGCGACGTCGGCGGCGCGCGCCGTCGAGATCCACGAGCAGCGGAGCGAGGACGGCGTGATGCGCATGCGCCCGCTCCCCGATGGCGTTCCCGTACCGCCGGGGGAGACGGTGACCCTCGGCCCGGGCGGGACGCACCTGATGCTGGTGGGCCCGACGCGGCCCCTGGTGCGCGGGGAGCGCGTGCCGCTGACGTTGCGCTTCGAGCGCGCCGGCGAGGTCCGCGTCGAGCTCTCGGTCGAGGCGGCCGGCGCCCGACAGCCGGCTCATGCGGGGCACTGACGATGCTGCGCTGGATCCGCCGTGTCGCCTGGGGCACGGTTGCCGTGCTCGGCTTCCTTGTGCTGGCGATTTCAGCAGGCTGGTTTGTCACCGACGGTCCGCTCGCCGGCCGGTCGGTCGCGACCGGGCCAGCGAGCTTGCCGATCGGCGGCCCCTTCCGCCTGACCGATCATCGAGGCCAGGCGGTTACCGAGGCCGACTTCCGCGGCCGGCCGATGGCGGTGTTCTTCGGCTTCACCCAGTGCCCCGACGTCTGCCCGACCACGCTCGGCGACATGACCGCGCTCATCGAGGCGCTCGGCCCCGAGGCCGATCGGCTGCACTGGCTGTTCGTCAGCGTCGACTGGGAGCGCGACACGCCGGAGATGCTGGCTGGCTATCTCGAGGCCTTCGACCGACGGCTCGTCGGACTCTCAGGCACCGAGGCGCAGGTCGCCGCGGCGGCACGGGCCTTCCGGGTCTATTACCGCCGCGTGCCGACAGAGGGCGGCGGCTACACGATGGATCACTCGGCCAGCGTCTTCCTGCTCGACGCGGCGGGACGCTTCGCGGGCACGATCGACAACCAGGAGAGCCAGGCGGTGGCGCTGGAAAAGCTGCGGGGCCTTCTGGCCTCGCGGTGACGTCCCCTACCGCAGCGGTGGCCGGGCGCGCCGGGCGGTGGCGGCCTGCCGACCTCTTGCCAAAAAACCAAAACAGGCGTTTGGACGTTTGCTTATGTAGCCAATGCCCGGAGTGCCGCGTGTTCTGCAGTGATCACCACCCCTTGCGCGCGGGCCTCCTGGCCCTTGCCGCTGCCGTCGCGCTCGACCAGGGCACCAAATGGTGGATCGCCGAGGTGGTGATGCAGCCGCCTCGGATGATTCCGATTGCCCCATTCTTCAACCTGACCTTCCACCGCAACACGGGCGTGAGCTTCGGCCTCTTCGCCGGTCACGGCGAGGCCGGGCGGTGGGCGCTCGTGGCGGTCGCCCTTGCGGTCGTTGCTATGCTGTTCGTGTGGATGGCCCGCGCTGAGCGGGCCTGGGTCGGGGTCGCGCTTGGCCTCGTCGCCGGCGGCGCGATCAGCAACGTGGTGGACCGGCTGCGGCATGGGGGCGTGACCGACTTCCTCGATTTCCACTACGCCGGCTGGCACTGGCCGAGCTTCAACCTCGCCGATGCGGCCATCTGAGTCGGCGTCGCGCTGCTGCTCCTGGACGGGTTTCTCGGGGAGCGGCGACAGGAAACGGCAGGGATGGCCGACGGAAGGCAGCCTTGACGCGTTTCCCAGCACCTCTTTATACAAACAATGCTTTGACCATTTGAGGGTGGGATGGACGAGCCGTCGCTGACCGACGAGCAGGCGCAGGAACTCGCCGAGGTGTTTCGCATGCTGGGCGACCCGAACCGGCTGCGCATTGCCTTGGCCTGCCTTGGTAATCCGCGGTGCGTCGGCGATGTCGCCGAGCGGGTCGGGCTCTCCCATGCGCTGGTCAGCCATCACCTGCGCGTGCTGAAGGCGGCGCGGTTTCTGACCGCCCGCAAGCGCGGCAAGCAGGTCTTCTACGTGGCGTCCGACGACCGGGTCCGCTGCGTGATCCGCGACATGGTGGGCCACGTCGCGGAGCCGGGCGGCGGGGACCCCATCAGTGCGGCCGAGGCCGAGGAGGAAGGAAGTGATGGACGGTGATCGACGCGGCGCCGCCGGCGCCGGCCAGGCGGATGCGCCCCTGCGCTTCCGGGTCGAGGGCCTCGACTGCCAGAACGAGGTCCGGCTCTTGAAGGGTGCCGTCGGGCCGCTTGTCGGCGGTGAGGACGGCCTGGCCTTCGACACGAAGGCTGGTCTCATGAGCGTGACGGCGCCGGGCGGCGCGTCGGCTGAGGCGATCGTGGGCGCGGTCGCCGGCACCGGCATGCGGGCTGAGTTGCTGCTGGACGACGTCGTGCCCGCCTCCGAGGCCCGCCCTGCCACGCCGGTGCCGGAGCCGCTGGTCTTCCAGGTCAGGGGCCTCGACTGCCAGAACGAGGTCGCGGCGCTGAAGCGCGAGGTCGGGCCGCTCGTTGGTGGCGAGGCGCCGCTGTTCTTCGACACCGCGAAGGGGGTGATGACGGTGGCGTCGTCCTCTCCCGTCAGCACCTCTGCCATTACGGAAGCCGTGGCGCGTGCCGGGATGAGTGCCATGGCACGGATCGGCGCTCCCGGGTCTCCGGCGCTGCTCCTGCGGGTGCGGGGGCTCGACTGCAAGAACGAGGTGGCGCTCCTCGAACGCGCGCTCGGGCCGCTGGTGGGCGGCACGCACGCGCTCGCCTTCGACACCGGGCGCGGGGCGATGACGGTCGTCGGCGGGCCGCGCTATGGCGATGAGGACGACCTCCTGGCGGCGATCCGCGAGGCCGGCATGGACGCGGAGCCGTGGGAGATGACGGCGCCGTCCGCAGGCCCGGCCACGGCCGCCCTCCGGCTCTTCCGCGTCGAGGGCCTCGACTGCCAGAACGAGGTTGCGGCGCTGCGGCGCGAGGTCGGCCCGGTGGTGGGCGGTCCCGAGCGGCTGCTCTTCGACCCCGCAAAGGGGCTGATGGCCGTGACGGCGGGCTCAGTCACGGGGCCGGAGATCGAGACGGCTGTCGCGCGCACCGGTATGCGCGCCACGGCCTGGGATGCCAGGCCTGAGGGACCCTCGCCGCAGCTCTTCCGAGTGGCGGGCCTCGACTGCAAGAACGAGGCGGCGGCTCTGACGCAGGCGGTCGGCCCCGTGGTCGGCGGCGCCGAGGCGCTGGCTTTCGACACGGGTCGCGGTGCGATGATCGTCGCACCCGCGCCCGGCCGCGCCGTGTCGGTCGAGGCAATCCGGGACGCGGTGGCGCGCACCGGCATGCGCGCCGAGCCGTGGTCCGAGGCGGCGGAGCCGGCGGCCCCGGACGCCTGCGGCCTGGGGTGCGGGGGTGATGTCGCCGCGGCCCTCGCCCCGCCACTGCCGACGCATGCACCGGACGCCGTGGTCTTCAAGGTGCATGGGCTGGACTGCGGCGACGAAGTCGCGGCGCTGAAGCGCGAGGTCGGGCCGGTCGTCGGCACCGAGGACCGCCTCTCCTTCGACCTGCTCAACGGGCGCATGGCGATCACCGGTGCGGTGTCGCCGGAGCTCGCCGACCGGATCGAGAAGGCCGTTGCCCGCACCGGCATGCGCGCCGAGCCCTGGCAGGAAGGAGAGCAGACCGCCGCCGGTGCCGCCGAGGACCGGCGCCGGCGCGTCCAGACATGGCTCACCACCACAAGCGGCGTACTGGCCGTGGCCGGCGTCGCGCTGCACGCCTGGCTGGGTGGCGGCCTCGCTGCGGCCCTCGGTGCCGAGGAGGGCGGCGGCGGCACGCCCTTGCCGGCGATCCTGGCCTATGCGGCCGCCATCGCCTGCGCCGTACGCTATGTGGCGCCGAAGGCCTGGCTCTCCGCCCGCCGCCTGCGGCCCGACATGAACCTGCTGATGGTCGTCGCGGTGGCCGGTGCCGTGGGCATCGGCGAGTGGTTCGAGGCCGCGACCGTCTCCTTCTTCTTCGCCCTCGCCCTGGCCCTCGAGGCATGGAGCCTCGGCCGGGCGCGCCGGGCGGTGGCCGCACTGATGGAGCTCGCCCCGCCGACGGCGCGGGTCCTGCTGCCGGGCGGCACCGAGCGCGAGGTGCCGGCGGCCGAGGTGGCCGTCGGCGCGCGCATCCTGGTCCGTCCCGGCGATAAGCTGCCGCTCGATGGCCGCGTCGCCGCGGGTGAGAGCGAGGTCAACCAGGCGCCGATCACCGGGGAGAGCGTGCCCGTTCACAAGGCACCGGGCGCCGAGGTGTTCGCCGGCACCATCAACGGCGACGGCGCGCTGGAGATCGAGACCACCAAGGCGGCGCGCGACACCACGCTCGCGCAGATCATCCGCATGGTCGGCTCGGCGCAGGGCCGCCGGGCGCCGAGCGAGCAGTGGGTCGAGCGCTTCGCCCGCGTCTACACGCCGGCGGTCATGGTGCTCGCGCTCGCGGTGTTCCTCGTCCCGCCGCTGCTTCTTGGGGGGGCATGGGATATCTGGTTCTACCGCGCGCTGGTGCTGCTGGTGATCGCCTGCCCCTGCGCACTCGTCATCTCGACCCCGGTGACGATCGTCGCAGCGCTGGCCGGCGCCGCGAAGCAGGGCGTGCTGGTGAAGGGTGGGCTGCACCTGGAGACGCCCGCGAAGATCCGCGCCATGGCCATGGACAAGACCGGGACACTCACCGAGGGCCGGCCCCGGGTGGTGGCGCTCGCCCCGCTCGGCGGCCGCGACGAGGCGGCGCTGCTCGGGCTCGCCGCGGCGCTCGAGGCGCGCAGCGAGCACCCGCTGGCCAAGGCGATCCTCGATCGTGCCGCGGAGGCGGGCGTTGCCGCCGCGCCGGCCGAGGCGGTGCAGGCCGTGCCCGGCAAGGGCCTGACGGGCCGCGTCGCGGGCCGGTCCGCCTGGCTCGGCTCGCGGCGCTTCCTGGAGGAGCGCGGGCTGGCCACGCCCGAGGCGCTGCAGCGCGCCGAGGAGCTGGCGCAAACGGGCCGCACGGTCGTCGCCGTCGGCGACGAGGCGGGCGTCTGGGGCCTGGTCGCGGTGGCGGACACGCTGCGCCCGGGCGCGCGGCAGACGGTGGCGGCGCTGCACGCCGCCGGCATCGAGCGGGTGGTGATGCTGACCGGCGACAACCGCGCCACCGCCGAGGCGATCGCGCGCGAGACCGGCGTGGACGAGGTGCGCGCCGAGCTGCTCCCGGCCGACAAGGTGGCGGCCGTCGAGGATCTGGTGGCGCGGCACGGCGCGGTGGCGATGGTGGGCGACGGCGTCAACGACGCGCCTGCCATGGCGCGCGCCAACCTCGGCATCGCCATGGGCGCGATCGGCAGCGACGCAGCGATCGAGACGGCGGACGTCGCGCTGATGTCGGACGACATCGCCAAGCTGCCCTGGCTGGTGCGGCACTCGCGCGCGACGCTCGGCGTCATCCGTCAGAACATCGGCTTCTCGGTCGCGGTGAAGCTGCTCTTCACCGGGTTGACGGTGGCCGGCCTGGCTTCCCTTTGGGGCGCGATCGCCGCCGATGTCGGGGCGTCGCTCCTCGTCGTGCTGAACGGGCTTCGCCTGCTGGGTGGGGGTGAGACACCGGCCGCGCCGCCGTCGGCGCCACCCGCTCCAGCTGGCACCGGCCGGCCCGCGCTCGCGGCCCAGGGCTGACCGGGCGCCGTGGCGGTCGGGGTCGACTGGGCGCTCGCCGCGCTGCTGGGCGCCGTCGAGGGGGTCACCGAGTTCCTGCCGGTCTCCTCGACGGGCCACCTGATCCTGCTGGTGGACCTGCTGGGCTTCCGCGGGCCGCCCGGCCGGGTCTTCGAGATCGCCATCCAGCTCGGGGCCATCCTCGCGGTGTGCTGGGCGTATCGGGCGCGGCTGCTCGGCGCCGCTGCCGGCCTGCCGCGTGACCCGGCGGCGCGGCGGCGCGGCGGTTCGCGGCCGCGGTGGTGCTGGCCTTCCTGCCGGCCGCCGTGGTCGGGGCCCTGGCGCACGGGACCATCAAGGGCGTGCTCTTCTCGCCCTGGATCGTCGCCGTGGCGCTCGTTGCGGGTGGCGTCGCCATCCTGGTGGTGGAGCGGGCGCGGCCCCGGCCCCGGGTGCACGAAGCGGAGGCGATCGGGCTCCGGAGGGCCCTGGCGATCGGCGCATTCCAGGTGCTGGCGATGGTTCCGGGCGTGTCGCGCGCCGGCGCCACGATCCTCGGCGCGCTGCTGCTGCGGGTGGATCGCCCGGCGGCGGCCGAGTTCTCCTTCTTCCTGGCGATCCCGACCATGCTCGGGGCCACGGCTTTCGACCTTTACAAGAACCGCGGGGCCCTCGACGGGGAGGGGAGCGCGCTGATTGCGGTCGGCTTCGCCGCGGCGTTCGCCACGGCGCTCGTGGTCGTCCGATGGCTCGTCGCCTTCGTCGGGCAGCATGGTTTTGCGCCCTTCGCCTGGTACCGCATCGCGCTCGGCGCGGCGATGCTCGCCGTGCTCACCCTTGCCGCGCCAACCTAGCAAGCGACGGAGGAGATGCGATGACACCACGCGGACCGCTCGTGGAAGGCTTTTACGACGAGGGCACCGGGAGTGCCGCCTACGTCGTCGCGGACCCGGGGACGGGGCGGTGCGCCGTCATCGATCCGGTGCTCGGCTTCGACCGTGATTCCGGCGCCACTGACACCCGCCTCGCGGACGCGATCGCCGAGCACATCCGGACGCGGGGCCTGACCGCGGAGTGGGTGCTCGACACCCACCCGCACGCCGACCACCTGTCCGCGGTGGCCTACCTGGGCGAGCGCTTGGCCGCGCCGACCGGCATCGGCGAGCGCGTCACCGCAGTCCAGGAGATTTGGGCGGACATCTACCGCCTGCCGGAGCTTCGGACGGAGGGCCACCGCTACTGGGACCGCCTGTTCGCCGAGGGTGACCGCTTCCGCATCGGCGGGCTGGAGGTCGAGGTGGTCTTCTCCCCCGGCCACACGGCGGCCTCCGTCACCTACCTCGTGGGGGACGCCGCCTTCGTCCACGACACCCTGTTCATGCCGGACTCTGGCACGGCGCGGGCCGACTTCCCCGGCGGCGACGCGCGGGCGCTCTACCGCAGTATCCGGAGAATTCTCTCGCTGCCGCCGCAGACGCGCCTCTTCACCGGCCACGATTACCGTCCGGGCGGGCGCGAGGCGCGCTGGGAGTCGACCGTGGCCGAGCAGCGGGCGCGCAACATTCACCTCCTCGACGATGTCGGCGAGGAGGCGTTCGTGCGGCTTCGCGAGGAGCGCGACCGGACGCTGCCCCTGCCCGGGCTGATGCTCGCCGCGCTGCAGGTCAACCTCCGCGGCGGCCGCCTGCCGGAGCCCGAGGCGAACGGCTCTTCCTACCTCAAGCTGCCGCTGAACCGCTTTGGCCCGGCGACTGCGCAGCGGCCCCTCGATGTGGAGTAAGCTCGCGGAATTGGGCGCTGGTCTCCTCGGCGGTCCGCCCTGACGTCGCGGACGGACCCTGTGGAGGTGGCCACGCTGCGACGTGCGCCGGGCCACGACCGGCTCGCCTGGCTCACCGCGCTGCCGCGTTGGCGGGCGCTCGCGGCTGCCTTCGGCCTCGGCCTGCTCTCAGCCCTGGCGCTCCCGCCGGTCCACGCGCTGCCGGTGCTGCTGCTCGCCGTACCGGGGCTGCTCGCGCTGCTCGGCGCCGCCCGCGCCGGCCGGAGCGCGGCGGCGCGCGGCTTCGCCTGGGGCTTCGGGCACCACCTGGGCGGGCTCTACTGGGTGACGGAGGCGCTGCTGACCGATCCGGCGCGCTGGTGGTGGCTGGTGCCGCTGGCCGCGCCGGCGCTGGCCGCGGTGATGGCCCTCTACGCCGTACCGCCCGCGATCGTGGCCCATCGGCTGCCCCCCGGCTGGCGCCGCGTGGTCGGCTTCGCTGCCGCCTGGACGCTCGCCGAGATGCTGCGCGGCGTGCTGTTCACCGGCTTCCCGTGGAACCCGCTGGGCAGCGCCTGGGTCTTCGCGGCGTTGCCGATACAGGGGGCAGCCGTACTCGGCGTGCACGGCCTTTCGCTGCTGACGCTCCTCCTCGCGGGCCTCCCGGCCGCCGCCAGCTGGCGGGCTTGGGCGGTAGGCGGTGCCGGGATGCTCGTCCTCGCCGCCTTTGGCGCTTGGCGCCTCTCTGGCCCGGAGCCGGCGAGACCGCCGGTGCGGCTCGTGCTGGTGCAGGCCGGCGTGGCGCAGGCGGAGAAGTGGCGCGCGGACCGGCGCCTCGATATCCTGCGCCGCTACCTCGACCTGACCGCCACCGCGACGGGGCGCCTGCCGGACGGGGCGTCCGTGGGGGTGATCTGGCCGGAGACAGCCACGCAGTTCCTGCTCGCCCAGGATCCCGAAGCGCAGCGGCTGGTCGCTGCCGCGTTGCCGCCCGGCGCGGTGCTGCTCGCCGGTACGGTGCGGGCCGAGTGGGGAGCCAACGATCGGCCGGCGCGGCTGTGGAACAGCCTTATCGCGCTCGACGCCGCGGGCGGGGTGCGCGCCGTCTACGACAAGTCGCATCTCGTGCCCTTCGGCGAGTACATGCCGCTGGGCGGGCTGCTGCCGATCCGCCTCGCCGCGGGCGGGATGGACTTCAGCGCGGGGCCCGGGCCGGTGGCGCTCTCCGCGCCGGGCCT is a genomic window containing:
- a CDS encoding cytochrome c biogenesis protein CcdA translates to MLELSALSLALTFGGGLVSFLSPCVLPLVPGYVAWVAGADLAQAQARPWRTMRMALFFVLGFSAVFVALGAGATLLGGWLRRWSYELSIAGGLLIVCLGLVQMGLLRLAPLARELRFAAPDAGGNPVSAVLIGAAFGFGWTPCIGPVLAAVLAVGAMAPAGGIALLAAYAAGLGVPFLLAALYLPALLARGRRLGRLGHALRLASGAVMVAAGVAIATGELTTVAGWMLRAFPWLASIG
- a CDS encoding copper chaperone PCu(A)C, with the translated sequence MRTLVPGLLAGALTLAAAGAAHAQRGDITVSQAWTRAVGATAPTAAGYLTLRNRGATPDRLIGAATSAARAVEIHEQRSEDGVMRMRPLPDGVPVPPGETVTLGPGGTHLMLVGPTRPLVRGERVPLTLRFERAGEVRVELSVEAAGARQPAHAGH
- a CDS encoding SCO family protein; translation: MLRWIRRVAWGTVAVLGFLVLAISAGWFVTDGPLAGRSVATGPASLPIGGPFRLTDHRGQAVTEADFRGRPMAVFFGFTQCPDVCPTTLGDMTALIEALGPEADRLHWLFVSVDWERDTPEMLAGYLEAFDRRLVGLSGTEAQVAAAARAFRVYYRRVPTEGGGYTMDHSASVFLLDAAGRFAGTIDNQESQAVALEKLRGLLASR
- the lspA gene encoding signal peptidase II → MRAGLLALAAAVALDQGTKWWIAEVVMQPPRMIPIAPFFNLTFHRNTGVSFGLFAGHGEAGRWALVAVALAVVAMLFVWMARAERAWVGVALGLVAGGAISNVVDRLRHGGVTDFLDFHYAGWHWPSFNLADAAI
- a CDS encoding helix-turn-helix transcriptional regulator — encoded protein: MDEPSLTDEQAQELAEVFRMLGDPNRLRIALACLGNPRCVGDVAERVGLSHALVSHHLRVLKAARFLTARKRGKQVFYVASDDRVRCVIRDMVGHVAEPGGGDPISAAEAEEEGSDGR
- a CDS encoding heavy metal translocating P-type ATPase, giving the protein MRAEPWSEAAEPAAPDACGLGCGGDVAAALAPPLPTHAPDAVVFKVHGLDCGDEVAALKREVGPVVGTEDRLSFDLLNGRMAITGAVSPELADRIEKAVARTGMRAEPWQEGEQTAAGAAEDRRRRVQTWLTTTSGVLAVAGVALHAWLGGGLAAALGAEEGGGGTPLPAILAYAAAIACAVRYVAPKAWLSARRLRPDMNLLMVVAVAGAVGIGEWFEAATVSFFFALALALEAWSLGRARRAVAALMELAPPTARVLLPGGTEREVPAAEVAVGARILVRPGDKLPLDGRVAAGESEVNQAPITGESVPVHKAPGAEVFAGTINGDGALEIETTKAARDTTLAQIIRMVGSAQGRRAPSEQWVERFARVYTPAVMVLALAVFLVPPLLLGGAWDIWFYRALVLLVIACPCALVISTPVTIVAALAGAAKQGVLVKGGLHLETPAKIRAMAMDKTGTLTEGRPRVVALAPLGGRDEAALLGLAAALEARSEHPLAKAILDRAAEAGVAAAPAEAVQAVPGKGLTGRVAGRSAWLGSRRFLEERGLATPEALQRAEELAQTGRTVVAVGDEAGVWGLVAVADTLRPGARQTVAALHAAGIERVVMLTGDNRATAEAIARETGVDEVRAELLPADKVAAVEDLVARHGAVAMVGDGVNDAPAMARANLGIAMGAIGSDAAIETADVALMSDDIAKLPWLVRHSRATLGVIRQNIGFSVAVKLLFTGLTVAGLASLWGAIAADVGASLLVVLNGLRLLGGGETPAAPPSAPPAPAGTGRPALAAQG
- a CDS encoding MBL fold metallo-hydrolase; the encoded protein is MTPRGPLVEGFYDEGTGSAAYVVADPGTGRCAVIDPVLGFDRDSGATDTRLADAIAEHIRTRGLTAEWVLDTHPHADHLSAVAYLGERLAAPTGIGERVTAVQEIWADIYRLPELRTEGHRYWDRLFAEGDRFRIGGLEVEVVFSPGHTAASVTYLVGDAAFVHDTLFMPDSGTARADFPGGDARALYRSIRRILSLPPQTRLFTGHDYRPGGREARWESTVAEQRARNIHLLDDVGEEAFVRLREERDRTLPLPGLMLAALQVNLRGGRLPEPEANGSSYLKLPLNRFGPATAQRPLDVE
- the lnt gene encoding apolipoprotein N-acyltransferase, with amino-acid sequence MATLRRAPGHDRLAWLTALPRWRALAAAFGLGLLSALALPPVHALPVLLLAVPGLLALLGAARAGRSAAARGFAWGFGHHLGGLYWVTEALLTDPARWWWLVPLAAPALAAVMALYAVPPAIVAHRLPPGWRRVVGFAAAWTLAEMLRGVLFTGFPWNPLGSAWVFAALPIQGAAVLGVHGLSLLTLLLAGLPAAASWRAWAVGGAGMLVLAAFGAWRLSGPEPARPPVRLVLVQAGVAQAEKWRADRRLDILRRYLDLTATATGRLPDGASVGVIWPETATQFLLAQDPEAQRLVAAALPPGAVLLAGTVRAEWGANDRPARLWNSLIALDAAGGVRAVYDKSHLVPFGEYMPLGGLLPIRLAAGGMDFSAGPGPVALSAPGLPPFGALICYEVIFPGAVVPATRPAWLVNVTNDAWFGRSAGPWQHLAAARLRAVEEGLPLARAAQTGISAVFDARGRRLALLALGDVGTLSADLPAAMPPTPFARLGQAIPAALALVALGVAVLRRWDRASPGTTGS